In Actinomycetota bacterium, one genomic interval encodes:
- a CDS encoding single-stranded DNA-binding protein, producing the protein MVTVNVVVLAGTISADPVQRRMPSGDEVTELRLSVPETGKRLLPLPIAAWHATVGARALGEIAKGDRVLVHGQLVRRFYRSGAGARSLTEVVASGIKKLDPPDPGPPDPPSGRQPDQAAS; encoded by the coding sequence ATGGTCACCGTCAACGTCGTCGTGCTCGCGGGCACGATCTCCGCCGATCCGGTTCAGCGCCGCATGCCGTCGGGCGACGAAGTGACCGAGCTCAGGCTCTCCGTTCCGGAGACCGGCAAGCGCCTCCTGCCGCTGCCGATCGCGGCGTGGCACGCCACGGTCGGCGCTCGAGCGCTGGGCGAGATCGCCAAGGGCGATCGCGTGCTCGTGCACGGCCAGCTCGTCCGACGGTTCTACCGGAGCGGCGCCGGGGCTCGCAGCCTCACGGAGGTGGTCGCGAGCGGCATCAAGAAGCTCGATCCGCCCGATCCTGGTCCACCGGATCCGCCGTCGGGCCGGCAGCCCGATCA